Part of the Mycobacteriales bacterium genome is shown below.
CGAGAACGAGAAGACCACCTGGCACCCGGAGAACGTCAAGCACGGCCGGTACGGCGACTGGCTGAACAACAACGTGGACTGGGCGCTGTCCCGGGACCGCTACTGGGGCACCCCGCTGCCGATCTGGCGCTGTCCGGACAAGCACGACACCTGCGTGGGATCCCTGGCGGAGCTGGGTTCCCTGGCCGGCCAGGATCTGTCCACTTTGGACCCGCACCGGCCGTTCGTGGACGACGTGACGATCGCCTGCCCGTCCTGCGGCGAGCAGGCGCGCCGGGTGCCGCAGGTGATCGACGCGTGGTGGGACTCGGGTTCGATGCCGTTCGCGCAGTGGGGCGCGCCGCTGCACAACCAGGCCGAGTTCGAGGCGACGTACCCGGCGCAGTACATCTGCGAGGCGATCGACCAGACCCGCGGCTGGTTCTACTCGCTGATGGCGGTCGGCACCGTCGTGTTCGGACGGTCGTCGTACGAGACCGTGCTGTGCCTCGGGCACATCCTCGCCGACGACGGCCGCAAGATGAGCAAGCACCTCGGCAACATCCTGGAGCCGGTGCCGCTGATGGACCGGCACGGGGCGGACGCGCTGCGCTGGTTCATGCTCTGCAGCGGCTCGCCCTGGTCGGCCCGGCGGGTCGGGCACACGGTGCTCGAGGAGATCGTCCGCAAGGTGCTGCTGACGTACTGGAACACCGCCTCGTTCCTCACCCTGTACGCGGGGGCCGCCGGATGGGAGCCGGGCACGCCGGTCGCCGACGTCGCCGACCGGCCACTGCTGGACCGCTGGGCGCTGTCCGAGCTGCACCGCACCGTGGCCGAGGTCGACGCCGCGATGGAGGGCTTCGACACCGCGCGGGCCGGCAAGCGGCTGGCCGCGTTCATCGACGACCTGTCCAACTGGTACGTGCGGCGCTCCCGGCGGCGGTTCTGGGACGGCGACCCGGCCGCGCTGGCGACCCTGCACGAGTGCCTGGAGGTGCTGACCCGGCTGCTGGCACCGTTCACGCCGTTCGTGACCGAGGCGGTGCACCGGGCGCTGGTCACCTCGGTCTGGCCGGACCTGCCGGACTCGGTGCACCTGCGCGACTGGCCCCGCGTCGACGGGTCCCTGCAGGACGCGGAGCTGGCGTCGCAGGTCGCGCTGGTGCGGCGGCTGGTCGAGTTGGGCCGCTCGGCCCGGACCGCGTCGAAGGTGCGCACCCGGCAGCCGCTGGGCCGCGCGCTGGTCGGCGCGCCCGGCTGGGCGACGCTGCCGGCGGAGCTGCGCGCGCAGGTCGCCGAGGAGCTGAACGTGCAGTCGGTGGAGGGGCTCGGCGGGGTCGGCGGCGAGCTGGTCGACGTCAGCGTGAAGCCGAACTTCCGGGCGCTGGGCAAGCGGTTCGGCGCCGGCACGAAGGCGGTCGCGGCCGCGGTGGCGGCGGCCGATCCGGCGGCGCTCGCGGCCGCGGTGCGGTCCGGGGCGGCCACGATCGAGGTCGACGGCGCCCCGGTGCAGCTCGGCGCGGACGACCTGGTGGTGACCGAGACGCCGCGGACGGGCTGGGCGGTGGCCGCGGACGGCGGCGAGACCGTCGCGCTGGACCTCGCCGTCACGCCGCAGCTGCGCCGGGCCGGGATCGCCCGCGAGGTGGTCCGGCTGGTCCAGGACGCCCGCAAGGCCAGCGGGCTCGAGGTGACCGACCGGATCACGCTGACCTGGTCGGCGTCGGCGCCGGAGGTGGCCGAGGCGGTGCGCGAGCACGCGGCGGCCGTGGCCGGCGAGGTGCTCGCGGTCTCGTTCGCGGAGGGCGCGGTGACCGACGGCCGGCGGGACGACGAGCTCGGCCTGGAGTTCACCCTCGCCAAGGCTTGAGCCGACCGGCTCAGCGCTGGTACGCCGGCTGCTCTCGGATGACTACCGAGAGCTAAAGTTGCTGACGTCCGTCGCTGGCCCGTTCGGCGCCGTCCTGGTCGGACGGCTGGGTCACCCGGGCGCGGGAGCGGGCCAGCAGGGTCGCGTCCGGCCGGCAGACGGCGCACGGGGTGAACCCGCCGCGGCGGGCGACGGAGACCGCGAGCGGGACCGGCTGCGCGTCCGCCAGCGTCGGGCAGTCGCTCAGGTGATAGCGCGGGCGGCCGTCGACGACGACCACCTCGTCGGGAAGCTGGGCCACCCGCAGCGCGTCCCGGACCGGGATCCGCTCGATCCCCGGCTCACCCTCCGGCGTGTCGACCGGCGTGTCGGCCGGCTCGACGGCAGGCGGGGCGGCCGGGTCGGTGCGCTCGGCCGGCGGCGCCGCCGTCGGATCCCCCCAGGCCGACGACGCGTCGACCGCAGGCGGCTCCGGCCGCGCCGCGCCCGGAGCCGGCGGGGAGACAGCCGCGTCCGGCGCGGAGACAGCCGGATCGGGCGGAAAGGCAGCCTGGCCCGGCGGGGAAACAGCCGGGACGGGTCCGGTCCAGCCGGGACGCTGGTCGGCGTCGGGCGACTGACCCGGTGGGGTCGTCGCCCAGGGCCACGTCTGCGCCCCCGCCCAGGTCCCGGGCGGGGACACGGGACCAGCCGGCGGAGCGGGCGCGGGCCGGTACGGCGTCGGGGAAGGCGCCGGGTCCACCCCGGCTGACGCTGAACCGACCGATGCGGGGCCGGCGATGGCAGGACCGGCGTCCGGGACGCCGTCGGCCACGGGACGCCGGCGGTGCCGTACGACAGAACCGGCGATCAGCGCGACCGCGCCGAGGCCGGCGGCCAGCGACACCCACACGAGCGGGTCGTTGGCGGCGAACAGTCCCCACGCCAGCGCCACCGCGGAGGCGACGATCAGCGCGAGGCTGAGCAGGATCACGAGCG
Proteins encoded:
- a CDS encoding class I tRNA ligase family protein; the encoded protein is ENEKTTWHPENVKHGRYGDWLNNNVDWALSRDRYWGTPLPIWRCPDKHDTCVGSLAELGSLAGQDLSTLDPHRPFVDDVTIACPSCGEQARRVPQVIDAWWDSGSMPFAQWGAPLHNQAEFEATYPAQYICEAIDQTRGWFYSLMAVGTVVFGRSSYETVLCLGHILADDGRKMSKHLGNILEPVPLMDRHGADALRWFMLCSGSPWSARRVGHTVLEEIVRKVLLTYWNTASFLTLYAGAAGWEPGTPVADVADRPLLDRWALSELHRTVAEVDAAMEGFDTARAGKRLAAFIDDLSNWYVRRSRRRFWDGDPAALATLHECLEVLTRLLAPFTPFVTEAVHRALVTSVWPDLPDSVHLRDWPRVDGSLQDAELASQVALVRRLVELGRSARTASKVRTRQPLGRALVGAPGWATLPAELRAQVAEELNVQSVEGLGGVGGELVDVSVKPNFRALGKRFGAGTKAVAAAVAAADPAALAAAVRSGAATIEVDGAPVQLGADDLVVTETPRTGWAVAADGGETVALDLAVTPQLRRAGIAREVVRLVQDARKASGLEVTDRITLTWSASAPEVAEAVREHAAAVAGEVLAVSFAEGAVTDGRRDDELGLEFTLAKA